Proteins from a single region of Lysinibacillus sp. JNUCC-52:
- a CDS encoding MFS transporter, which yields MKRIHYSWFILTITFFSIIVAGITLSSSGVFIGPFEHEFGWDRSVIAMAFAISLFLYGISGPFMAALLEVLGLKKMMLAAMTILMIGISLTLLMQQAWQLIIIWGFIIGLGASLFLTVLSPFVANHWFEKRRGLALGILTASTATGQLVLLPILAMIIEKSSWRWAIVLIMVLSAIMFFIILVFMKNKPKDVGVLAYGLEEEKTESVIVEKKNPIIIAFNGLFTAVKVKEFWLLAGSFFICGLSTSGLIGTHFVSYCISFGVPLVTAASFLSFMGIFNLVGTTLSGWLSDRFDNRWLLFWYYLLRGASLVLLPYALMQGSLTLLIIFTAFYGLDWIATVPPTVNISRQIFGTQKSGIIYGWIFASHQAGAAVAAYGGGLIYKFFNSYTWAFFLAGVFCVLASLFVIIVKKQTLNKLAH from the coding sequence ATGAAACGTATTCATTACAGTTGGTTTATTTTAACGATAACATTTTTCTCAATTATTGTAGCAGGCATTACTTTATCTTCATCAGGTGTTTTTATTGGCCCGTTTGAACATGAATTTGGCTGGGACCGATCGGTAATAGCAATGGCATTTGCTATCAGTCTTTTTTTATATGGAATTTCTGGTCCATTTATGGCAGCATTACTCGAAGTTCTTGGATTAAAGAAAATGATGCTAGCTGCTATGACAATATTAATGATAGGTATATCGCTTACATTGTTAATGCAACAAGCATGGCAACTAATTATAATTTGGGGCTTTATTATTGGGCTAGGTGCGAGTCTCTTTTTAACCGTTTTAAGTCCCTTTGTAGCGAATCATTGGTTTGAAAAAAGAAGAGGGCTTGCTTTAGGGATATTAACGGCCAGTACTGCAACGGGGCAATTAGTTCTTCTGCCAATATTAGCAATGATTATCGAAAAATCCTCATGGCGATGGGCAATTGTTTTAATCATGGTGTTAAGCGCCATTATGTTTTTCATTATTTTAGTGTTTATGAAAAATAAACCGAAGGATGTTGGAGTTCTTGCGTATGGACTTGAAGAGGAAAAAACGGAAAGTGTAATAGTAGAAAAGAAAAACCCAATCATTATTGCTTTTAATGGTTTGTTCACTGCGGTGAAAGTGAAAGAATTTTGGCTTTTAGCAGGTAGTTTTTTTATTTGTGGATTATCAACGAGTGGTTTAATTGGTACGCATTTTGTATCGTATTGTATTAGCTTCGGTGTTCCATTAGTAACGGCAGCTTCGTTTTTATCGTTTATGGGCATATTTAATTTAGTTGGAACAACATTATCAGGCTGGTTATCTGATCGCTTCGATAATCGCTGGTTACTGTTTTGGTATTATCTTTTAAGAGGAGCTTCTCTCGTTTTATTGCCGTATGCATTAATGCAAGGTTCGCTCACATTGCTTATTATTTTCACTGCGTTCTATGGATTAGATTGGATTGCCACTGTACCGCCTACAGTTAATATTTCAAGACAAATTTTTGGCACGCAAAAAAGCGGTATTATTTACGGTTGGATTTTTGCATCCCATCAGGCAGGTGCGGCAGTAGCAGCGTATGGTGGAGGTCTAATTTATAAATTTTTCAATTCGTACACATGGGCATTTTTCTTAGCTGGTGTATTTTGTGTTTTAGCTAGCCTGTTTGTCATCATAGTGAAAAAACAAACGCTGAATAAACTAGCACATTAA
- the recJ gene encoding single-stranded-DNA-specific exonuclease RecJ, whose amino-acid sequence MILSKKRWQVERPDAELVQTLQNDLQLSAIAVKILVARGCSTSADAESLLNMTEANIHDPFLMHGMAEAVERIQQALEKNEKILVYGDYDADGVTSTTVMLNVLLDLGADVSFKIPNRFLHGYGPSEALFREAHEEGIQLIITVDNGISGIEPIRVAKELGMDVIVTDHHEPGEELPQADIILHPRVPEGHYPFGELAGVGVAFKLAHALYGELPTHLFEFVAIGTVADLVPLVDENRYLVKRGIEEMKRSLSPWIQAMCEVASAEQATINEETIGFYFGPRLNAVGRLGEASPAVELLMAEDAPKATALAKQLNGCNTERKDIVKSITDEAIAFIEADEKIGDSLVLVVAGEGWNAGVVGIVASRLVELYYRPTIVLSLDLEKGTAKGSARSIEGFHLYNELAKNRDILPHFGGHPMAAGMTLPLEHVDELRARLDVQARECLTEEQLTPVVSIDIPLKIDEISTEAIEEIATLGPFGTDFPKPVYVLEDVEIASMRKIGAAENHIKMELTDGLEKLDSVGFNKGHLFNELTYGIKVSFIGDLQINEWQGRKKPQFMIEDVQTTEWQLFDIRGIRQTSRWLHTVPKEEAVFYAFRPETISYYHSLLGVPIQLVDAELSNVEQTNYIVLLDLPHNVQLLENVLQKTAPSRIYAHFYMPDSQYFNGMPTREQFAWYYKFLKQRPAFPLDMHLTDLAKHTGWPLEALKFMTQVFFELNFVRMESGLTTVNVNVPKTALTEAPSYKQRSEQIEIEQKLVYAPYIELKQWFDERLNLYANTIS is encoded by the coding sequence ATGATTTTATCGAAAAAAAGATGGCAGGTCGAGCGTCCAGACGCCGAACTTGTACAAACATTACAAAATGACTTACAACTTTCTGCAATTGCGGTGAAAATTTTGGTTGCCCGAGGATGTTCAACATCAGCTGATGCAGAAAGCTTATTAAATATGACAGAAGCAAATATACATGATCCGTTTTTAATGCATGGTATGGCAGAAGCAGTAGAGCGCATACAACAAGCGCTAGAAAAGAATGAGAAAATTTTAGTTTATGGGGATTATGATGCAGATGGTGTAACGAGTACGACGGTCATGCTCAATGTATTACTAGACCTTGGAGCGGATGTATCATTTAAAATTCCAAATCGTTTCTTACATGGCTATGGTCCGAGCGAAGCATTATTTCGTGAAGCCCATGAAGAGGGCATTCAATTAATTATAACGGTTGATAATGGTATCTCAGGTATTGAACCGATTCGAGTGGCTAAGGAACTTGGGATGGATGTCATTGTGACAGATCACCATGAGCCTGGGGAAGAGTTACCACAGGCGGATATCATTTTACACCCGCGCGTACCAGAAGGGCATTATCCGTTTGGTGAGCTAGCGGGTGTTGGTGTGGCATTTAAATTAGCGCACGCCCTTTATGGGGAGCTGCCAACCCATTTATTTGAGTTTGTGGCAATAGGTACCGTTGCAGATTTAGTACCTTTAGTTGATGAAAACCGTTACCTAGTAAAACGTGGCATTGAGGAAATGAAACGCTCACTTAGCCCGTGGATACAAGCAATGTGTGAAGTAGCAAGTGCTGAGCAAGCCACTATAAATGAAGAAACGATTGGCTTTTATTTTGGACCTCGTCTTAATGCAGTTGGACGACTAGGCGAAGCATCTCCAGCTGTTGAATTACTCATGGCAGAGGATGCACCGAAGGCGACAGCTTTAGCGAAGCAGTTAAATGGCTGTAATACAGAGCGAAAAGATATTGTAAAAAGTATTACAGATGAGGCGATTGCCTTCATTGAAGCAGATGAAAAGATAGGGGACTCTCTTGTTTTAGTTGTAGCAGGTGAAGGCTGGAATGCTGGTGTTGTAGGTATTGTAGCATCCAGACTTGTTGAACTTTATTATCGACCAACAATTGTTCTATCACTAGACTTGGAAAAAGGGACAGCGAAAGGATCTGCCCGTAGTATTGAAGGGTTCCATTTATATAATGAATTGGCGAAAAATAGAGATATTTTACCACATTTCGGCGGACATCCGATGGCCGCGGGAATGACGTTACCATTGGAGCATGTGGATGAACTGCGCGCGCGATTGGATGTGCAGGCAAGGGAATGTTTAACAGAAGAGCAATTAACGCCAGTTGTTTCAATCGATATTCCGCTTAAAATTGATGAAATCTCCACGGAAGCTATTGAAGAAATTGCGACGCTCGGCCCGTTTGGCACAGATTTCCCGAAGCCAGTGTATGTGCTTGAGGATGTGGAAATTGCATCAATGCGTAAAATTGGCGCTGCTGAAAATCACATTAAAATGGAATTAACAGACGGCTTAGAGAAATTGGATAGTGTAGGATTTAATAAAGGGCATTTGTTCAATGAGCTGACATACGGCATTAAAGTTTCGTTTATTGGGGACCTTCAAATAAATGAGTGGCAAGGACGTAAAAAGCCACAATTTATGATTGAAGATGTCCAAACGACGGAGTGGCAATTATTTGATATTCGTGGAATTCGTCAAACATCTCGATGGTTGCATACAGTGCCGAAGGAGGAAGCTGTTTTTTATGCGTTCCGTCCTGAGACAATTAGCTATTATCATTCATTGCTTGGAGTGCCAATACAATTAGTTGATGCAGAGCTGTCCAATGTAGAGCAAACAAATTACATTGTCTTGCTTGATTTACCGCATAACGTTCAATTATTAGAAAATGTATTACAAAAAACAGCACCTTCCCGTATTTATGCGCATTTTTATATGCCAGATTCCCAGTACTTCAACGGAATGCCTACACGTGAACAATTTGCCTGGTACTATAAATTTTTAAAGCAACGTCCTGCATTTCCATTAGATATGCATCTAACAGATTTAGCAAAGCATACGGGTTGGCCGTTAGAAGCATTAAAATTTATGACACAGGTGTTTTTTGAGCTCAATTTTGTTAGAATGGAGAGTGGACTGACGACTGTCAACGTGAATGTGCCGAAAACTGCATTAACTGAGGCGCCGTCTTACAAACAACGTTCAGAACAGATTGAAATAGAGCAAAAACTTGTCTATGCACCATATATAGAGCTAAAGCAATGGTTTGATGAACGATTAAATTTATATGCGAATACAATTTCGTAG
- a CDS encoding MarR family winged helix-turn-helix transcriptional regulator — protein sequence MERNYTDIDYTQICVCANLRKKTRAVTQLYDKVLEPTQLKVTQYSMLANIARHQAVSVSQLGDILLLDQTTITRNVNLLKKNGYVDVTRDTQDGRTKIISLTAIGIEKLKEATPLWMDIQEKIIQDIGLDKYKDFYETLKKMQKVLKSYE from the coding sequence ATGGAGAGAAATTACACAGACATTGACTATACTCAAATTTGCGTATGTGCAAATCTTAGAAAAAAGACTAGGGCCGTAACGCAACTATATGATAAAGTACTTGAACCTACTCAATTAAAAGTTACTCAATACTCGATGCTAGCAAATATCGCCCGCCATCAAGCAGTTTCAGTAAGTCAACTAGGTGATATTCTATTACTTGATCAGACAACGATAACCCGTAATGTCAATCTATTGAAGAAAAACGGCTATGTGGATGTTACTCGTGATACACAAGATGGTCGAACAAAAATCATTTCCTTAACGGCTATTGGTATTGAAAAGCTAAAGGAAGCAACGCCTCTTTGGATGGATATACAAGAAAAAATTATTCAAGATATTGGCCTCGACAAATATAAAGACTTTTATGAAACACTTAAAAAAATGCAAAAAGTATTGAAATCCTACGAATAA
- a CDS encoding adenine phosphoribosyltransferase, whose amino-acid sequence MDLKQYVTTVENWPKEGISFKDITTIMDNGPAYKYATDQIVEYAKEVGAEIIVGPEARGFIIGCPVAYALEIGFAPVRKPGKLPREVISADYGLEYGKDTLTMHKDAIKPGQKVLICDDLLATGGTVEATVRLIQQLGGEVVGCAFLIELNELNGRAKLGDLSVKTLIQY is encoded by the coding sequence ATGGATTTAAAGCAATACGTGACAACAGTTGAGAACTGGCCAAAAGAAGGCATTAGCTTCAAAGATATTACAACAATTATGGATAATGGACCAGCTTACAAATATGCAACAGACCAAATCGTTGAATACGCTAAAGAAGTTGGCGCAGAAATTATTGTAGGTCCTGAAGCTCGTGGCTTCATTATTGGTTGCCCAGTTGCCTATGCACTAGAAATTGGCTTTGCACCAGTTCGTAAACCAGGAAAATTGCCACGTGAAGTAATTAGTGCCGATTACGGTTTAGAATACGGTAAAGATACATTAACAATGCATAAAGATGCCATCAAACCAGGTCAAAAAGTGCTTATTTGTGACGACTTATTAGCTACTGGTGGTACGGTAGAGGCAACTGTTCGCTTAATTCAACAATTAGGTGGAGAAGTTGTTGGCTGCGCATTCCTAATCGAGCTAAACGAGCTAAACGGTCGTGCAAAACTTGGCGATTTAAGCGTAAAAACATTAATTCAATACTAA